GTATATTATTTTTTCATCCTTAAATTTTAATATAGATCTACCATCCATCTCTACTTTTTCCCCTTTTGACGGACCTTCTGGTATATCTACCGCTAAAATACCCATAAAATTAAGTTTTACATCCATAACCTCATCTTCAAATGTGATTTCTTTGAGTGTGATTTCTCTTTTTTCAAATAAATCCACTGCATGGTTTGCTTGGTTAGTGAATGATTTTTTCCCACTTAAAGACAATGTAACATGTCCCTGAGATACATTTCTAAATTCCACATTATCGTGGAGATAAGAAACCATTTTATCCACTTGAAAATCGTTATAAGCCTTAAAATATGATTCTACAATACTTTTCATTTCATTATTTTCCATGTTATGCCTCAAATTCTCTTTAGAAATTAATTAATTAACTTAATCAATAAAAGTTTTTGGAAAAGAAAATTGATTTTTGCGAAAAATGGGATAATAATTAATTAAAGCTCATGGTAAATTTATAAACAAATCAATATAATTTATAAGTCAATTTTAATCAATTAAAATAAGTAATTTGGATTATGTAAAGTGAATACTATGATGAAATTTGCGGATATAAATGTGAGGATAATTAAATTAACATTCAAAAGCCGTTTTTTATTGGCTAGAACCTGTAATAAAATACCCCTCCTTGCAAAAATAGTGGAAAAACTATTTTTTGAAGGGGATGATATAATGGTACTTCCCCGAGATGAAAGTCTTAAATCTTCATCGTCAAAAATTTTTATCACTCTTTCTGATCCTATAAAATTAAATTCACAAAATATCAACTTGAAATCCGTTGATTCTTTAGTAACTAAAGAAGTTGAAATTAATGAAAAAATCCCTTTTTCTCGAGAAGATATTATTCTTCCCAGTGAAATATTAAAAGAAATGATTAAAAAATCCAAATATCACTTCATTATGGATTCGTGTATTTGTAGGGTTTCTAATGATTGTGAAGACTATCCTAAAGAATTAGGATGTTTATTTTTAGGAAAAGGAGCAACAAGAGTTTCTACTAATCTGGGGAAATTAGTTTCTAAAGAAGAAGCTCTGGAATATATTAACACCTGTCAAAAAGCGGGTTTAAATCATATTATTGGTAGAAATAAAATCGACAGTGTGTGGTTAAATACTGGCCCTAAAGAAGAACTTTTATCAATTTGTGCATGTTGCCCCTGCTGTTGTCTATGGAAAATGACCCCTGATCTTCCAAAAGAGATTAGAAAAAGTTTCACCCCTATGATTGGGGCTGAATTATTATTTAATCCAGATCTATGCGTTGGTTGTGGAAAATGTGCTAAAGACAGGTGTTTTTTAGATGCTGTTAAAATTAAAAATGGGAAAGCTGAGATAAATCAAGACATATGCCGCTGTTGTGGACGGTGTGTAGAATCTTGCATTCAAGGCGCTATAAATATTAAAATAAAAGATGATGCTTTTGAAGAATCATTGGCACATGTTGAAAGATTGGTGGATGTGGAATCAAAATAAACTACTTCTCTTTTTTAGTTTCCATTCTTTTAAATCCATAATAGATCAGGGCCACACAGATAGTAAGGCCCACTAACGCTGGAATAATTATTGAAGTTCCCGATTCTCCACCAAATGCCACACTCCAAATTATTTTTAGTAATGCCATTAAAACAATAACCATTATCCCAAAAAGTAAATTTCGCTTCCAGAAAGCCGCTCCAAGGGCTATGAATGATACTGGAACCATTAATGCGATTAATATTTTAGATAAAGTCCAGCCACCAGTTAAATAATCCATTTCCATTTGCAGAAATTGCAAAGATTGTGGGTTGGCTACTTCAACTTCTGGAAAGTAGAACATACTGGTTAAAAGGAAGAATATTGTGGCTGAAATACCAGCCCAACTCCGTTTATATGCAAAATAACAGAATGGTATTAAAAACAAAGGTCTTATATACCAACTTAAAATGTTTTGATGTCTTTGAAAAGCCCAACTGAAAAACTCAGAGCTAAATATCATTAAAAGTAAAAAAATTATAGTGAAAAGAGCAAATATCAAGGCAATTAATTTATCGTATTCTCTTAATTTTAAATTTTTCATAAATAGCCCCACCATCAATCACTTAAAATTTACTATCTACAAAGGAATTATTAATATTATTTATATACATGACCAAGCAGTGTTCCATTGATTATGCAATCAAAATCAATTAATTCGTCCCATCCCGCTTCTTTGAACATATCCATATAACACAATCCAATTAATTTACCATTATCCTTTAGAACCTGATCAATTAATGATTTTAACTCGTTAACATCTACATTGGCTTTGGGCATGGATAATCCCCCTAAAAGAGCCACCACATCAGCATGAGGATCTGCAGGCCCGGTTAGTTGCATTCCCTGTGGAGTCATTTCTAATAAGCGAGCACTACTAATATCTGTTAATGTTATAAAACAAGACTTTTTATCGCGTACAGCATAGGCAAAGAGCTCGGCAAATGGGGTACAAACACCCGGGACCCCTATAAAAGTTATTTTTTCTGCATCAGCTACTTCATCTTTGAAAGCTATGATATTTCCATTTAAACCTTTAAATTCACTTATTTTTTGCATAAAAATCCCATTTAAGATTTGTAGCTATAGTAATATAAATTTTATTAGGATAACGATTCAATAAAGAGGCAATGATTTAGTTACCTTATCTGATTTAAACTCTTTTACCATAATCTGCTTCTTTAAATATTATCTTAAATTTTGTTCCCTGCGATCTATCTAACTCTATTTCTCCACCAACCTGTTTTACCAAATTATTTATTAACCTGAGGCCCAGTGTTTTTTTATTTTCAAAACTTATCTCTTTAGCCAACCCCACCCCATTATCAGATAGAGTTAATAAATAATCATCGGGCAGTTTTTTAAAAGTAATAGATATTTTACCAGCTCTTCCACGAGGAAATGCATATTTAAAAGAGTTAGTTACGATTTCATTTATTATTAACCCACATGGTGTGGCTGTTTCCATATTTAAATAAACATCCTCAATATCCAGGGAAAGATCTATTTTTTGACCGATATTTTTATAAGTTAAGGTTAAGTTCTTAATTATATTCTCAATATAATGTTTCATATTTACTTTAGACAGGTTTTTGGATTGGTATAATAGTTCATGGATTAAAGCGATAGTTTGGATTCGGTTTTGAATCTCCAAAAGCGTGTTTTTTGTTTTATCATCATCTATAGTGAAGGAAAGAAGGGTTATTAAGCTGGAAATTATTTGAAGATGGTTTTTCACCCTGTGGTGAATTTCCATGAGAAGAATATTTTTCTCATCTAATGACTTTTTCAACGCCTCTTCAGATGTTTTACGTTCTGAAACATCCCTAATAATCGCTGCAAAAACAGGGCCACTCTTTCCTTGCCATTGCGTAACTGATTCTTCTAAAGGAATTTCTTTACCATCTTTTCGAAGGCCTAAGGTTTCATGGATCTGATTTTTAAAGCTTTCATCTGAAATCTTCTGGGACAATTCATTTTTATAAAATTGGACTAACTGAGGAGGTATTATAAATTCTATATCCTGGTTAATAGCTTCTTCTGCAGTATAACCATAAATTCGCTCTGCACCGGTGTTCCATTGGGCGATTTTATTATTTTCATTGGTGATTACTATGGCATCAATTGAATTTTCAATTATGGCCTTAAATTTCATCTCATTTTCCTCAGCAATTAGGCGATTTTTTTCAGCGGTATGATGGGCTCTTTTTATTTCTTCCATCTGTAAAAACTGCCTCATAACAACCAATCCAATTGCAGCCCCGGCTGCCATTAACATGCTTAAAAAAATACGTTGATTATACAAATAAATTAATAAAAGCATTATATATGCTAAAATACCGAAAAACAAGGGTATGTGGTGATTAAAACTTAGGTTCATATACCATGCTTTATTAGAACAATCGTGGATGATTTTTGGTTGATTTTGAGTGATCTGTAAAACTGCAGCAGCCCCTATGAACATATAACTGCTCAACATTAAAATATCTGGAATTCCCCCAGCTGTATAATTTCCCTGAACAATGAAGTAAGCAAATATTGCGGTGGAAACGGCTTGCAATGTGGCGGATATTAGTAGAAATGATATTGGTCTATTTTTTATCTGGCCTGCATTTCTAAGGAATACTCCTATTATGCTGTAACATAAAGCAAATTCAATAAGTACAAAAATTACAGTACATACTACGGTAATGATATCTGTCATTCCAAATCTAACAATTCTATCTACAATGAGAGTCCATAATGCAATGAACAAAATACACATTACAATCCCAATATCTGCAATCCGCCTCATCTGTTGGAGTTTAGGGATTTGAGGGTGAGGAAAAGCCACAAGTGCTGCGGATAAGAATATTACATGGGTCATGAATAAAATAATGGTGGTTATGAAATCTAAAGAAATTCCAAATCCAATATTCCAAACAGCCCAAAGAAAATCCAGCACGAATAGAACAATCTGGGATGTGAAAAGAAGCCACCATGCTTTTTTTGCACTTTTATTGTATTCTTTTGATTTAATGGCTGCAAAATAAATTAAAACTAATACTGCAACATTAGCTAATGGTAAAATTGAATTGCTGAAATTGCTTCTAATAGAATCATTATTGATTAGGGTGATTAGTATTATGATATAAATTACCAAAAAAGAAACTGCAATTTTAAAAAAATCTTTAAAGGTTATATTTAGTTTCTCTATGATAACACTACCCTAATTAGGTGTTTAAAACTTTTTTAGGAAAATTAGAAAATATTATATAATTATTTAATATTTATGAGTAGGTTTGATTAAATCTAGCTAATAAATTTTTACTTAATATTAAATTCATTCAGTGTAGGCAAAATAAAAAATTTTAATATAATTGAGATGTGAAAACAACCAAATTATTTCAAGATAATAATGCTTTAAAGATATTTAGTTTAAAGCAAGTTTACTTCCTATTTCCAATGCTTTATCCATGACCTCTTTTTTCTCTTTTACCTCAGCAGGCAAGGCATTTTCTGTAGATAAAATAGAATCAACTACATTATAACCTAAAAATTCAAACATATCTGCGGTGTACTTAAAATATTGTGCAAACATATTTTCATCCGGATTGCCCTGGGTAAAAGCCAGTACTATGTCTTTTTTCCCGTATTTCTTCTCAAAATCAGCCAGGTAAAATGCGTAAAGTCGATCTGTGAACAATTTCGCCTGAGACGTCATTTGCCACATATACACAGGCGAACCTAATACAAAAGCATCTGCTTCCTTTAGTTCTTTATATAAAATCTGCATATCATCATCAGTAGCACATTTACCCTCATTTGATTTACAATACTGACATGCTTTACATGGAGCTATATCCATTTTACTTAAATTATATATTTTAGTTTCAACACCAGATTGAGATGCTCTATTTAATATTTGTTCAACCATTGCTTCTGTGTTACTGTTTTGCCTGGGGCTTCCTACAAGTCCTATTACTTTCATTTTTGTACTCCCTTATCTAAAACTCAAACTAAATTTTTAATTATTCAATTTTTCGGAAAATATATCCTCTTGAACAAAATTTTTATACTTGTTATAAGAGAATTCCATATAATCAATTTTAATGGATTAAATTTCTAGATTCCATTCCATTTTCTATTTAGAGTCATTTAAGTAGATTTTGTAACTTTTTAGTGACCAAGTAACCATAATGTAACCAGGAGATAATGAATATGGGTCGTGAAATATCTTCAAATGATAAATGTGATATGAGTTTATGTCCCGTTAACAAGGCCATGGAATATCTTAGTAAGAAGTGGAGTATTGAAATTATAAGAGATATGTTCTTTGGAAAAACTCGTTTTAGTCAGTTCAAAGAAGACAAACCAAAATTAAGTAACAAGGTTCTTTCAGATTGTTTAAAACATCTAGAAAGTAAGGGTATTATAAAAAAAAGAATTATAAGTGACACCCCAACAGTTACAGAATATTATTTAACAGAAAGAGGTAAGTCATTGAACAAAGTAATTTATGAACTGGCAGTTTTCACTATCGATTGTAATGATAATGAAGAATATTTAGATGAATCTGCGAGAATGGAGAGAAAAAAAGAGTTTAGGGAAATTTTAGATATTGATATAGAATAAATTTATCAAATCAAGTATAATCATACCCCTCTTATGAAAAATTTACCATAAATTTATATATGGACTACCACTAAATTAGAACTATAACACATTGAACTATTCTTTTTATAATTTCAGGAGATTATATGAGTTTTAGTATTTTATAGATTAATTACATTTTTTTAATTGATTGAAACTTCAATTAATACCTGTAATTTTAAATATTTTAATTAACTAATTATGATAATAATTTTAAAACTTTTTTTAATCTAAAAGACAAAATAATATACACATATAGTCAAAAATTTAAAAAATACATTATATCAAATATAATTTAAAAATAGATGATTTAAATCAATATATTTGTAAATTGATTGATAATGAATCATGATAATCAAAAAGAACTATAAATAAATGATTCTAGAATATAGTTCTAAATAATTCAAAATGAACTCAGGAGAGAAAGAATGAGTGTTGAAGTAATAGCCATTGGTGGATATGAAGAAGTAGGAAAAAACATGTCTGCTGTTAAAATTGGCGAAGAAGTAATAATCTTCGATATGGGAATCCACCTTGATCGGCTCCACATACACGAAGATACAGATATAGATAAAATGCACAGTTTAGACCTCATAGAAAGAGGAGTTATACCAGATGATACGCTGATGAAAGAAGTTAATGGTAAAGTTAAAGCCATAATTTTTACTCATGGTCATCTTGACCACATTGGTGCAGTTGCCAAACTGGCACACCGATATGAGGCACCTATAATAGCAACGCCTTATACTATGGCCCTTATAGAAAGGACCATTAAAAGTGAACGTAAATTCAAGTTTAACAATACACTCCAAATATTAAATGCTGGTGAGAAATGTCAGATATCTCCCGAAATAACACTGGAATTTGTACATACAACCCATAGTATACCCCAAGCAGTCACCCCTGCCCTGCACACAAAAGAGGGTATTGTAATTTATTCTAATGATTTTAAATTTGATAATCATCAGAAATTATCTCCCCCTCCGGATTACCAGCGTTTCAGAGAACTTGGAGAAAAAGGAGTCCTGGCGCTTATTGTAGACGCTACTCGTGCAGCAGAAGAAGATCAAGCAAAAACACATTCTGAAAAAGTA
The nucleotide sequence above comes from Methanobacterium alcaliphilum. Encoded proteins:
- a CDS encoding flavodoxin family protein: MKVIGLVGSPRQNSNTEAMVEQILNRASQSGVETKIYNLSKMDIAPCKACQYCKSNEGKCATDDDMQILYKELKEADAFVLGSPVYMWQMTSQAKLFTDRLYAFYLADFEKKYGKKDIVLAFTQGNPDENMFAQYFKYTADMFEFLGYNVVDSILSTENALPAEVKEKKEVMDKALEIGSKLALN
- a CDS encoding winged helix-turn-helix transcriptional regulator encodes the protein MGREISSNDKCDMSLCPVNKAMEYLSKKWSIEIIRDMFFGKTRFSQFKEDKPKLSNKVLSDCLKHLESKGIIKKRIISDTPTVTEYYLTERGKSLNKVIYELAVFTIDCNDNEEYLDESARMERKKEFREILDIDIE
- a CDS encoding nuclear transport factor 2 family protein, translated to MENNEMKSIVESYFKAYNDFQVDKMVSYLHDNVEFRNVSQGHVTLSLSGKKSFTNQANHAVDLFEKREITLKEITFEDEVMDVKLNFMGILAVDIPEGPSKGEKVEMDGRSILKFKDEKIIYIEDIS
- a CDS encoding 4Fe-4S ferredoxin translates to MMKFADINVRIIKLTFKSRFLLARTCNKIPLLAKIVEKLFFEGDDIMVLPRDESLKSSSSKIFITLSDPIKLNSQNINLKSVDSLVTKEVEINEKIPFSREDIILPSEILKEMIKKSKYHFIMDSCICRVSNDCEDYPKELGCLFLGKGATRVSTNLGKLVSKEEALEYINTCQKAGLNHIIGRNKIDSVWLNTGPKEELLSICACCPCCCLWKMTPDLPKEIRKSFTPMIGAELLFNPDLCVGCGKCAKDRCFLDAVKIKNGKAEINQDICRCCGRCVESCIQGAINIKIKDDAFEESLAHVERLVDVESK
- a CDS encoding DUF2124 domain-containing protein, giving the protein MQKISEFKGLNGNIIAFKDEVADAEKITFIGVPGVCTPFAELFAYAVRDKKSCFITLTDISSARLLEMTPQGMQLTGPADPHADVVALLGGLSMPKANVDVNELKSLIDQVLKDNGKLIGLCYMDMFKEAGWDELIDFDCIINGTLLGHVYK
- a CDS encoding sensor histidine kinase; translation: MVIYIIILITLINNDSIRSNFSNSILPLANVAVLVLIYFAAIKSKEYNKSAKKAWWLLFTSQIVLFVLDFLWAVWNIGFGISLDFITTIILFMTHVIFLSAALVAFPHPQIPKLQQMRRIADIGIVMCILFIALWTLIVDRIVRFGMTDIITVVCTVIFVLIEFALCYSIIGVFLRNAGQIKNRPISFLLISATLQAVSTAIFAYFIVQGNYTAGGIPDILMLSSYMFIGAAAVLQITQNQPKIIHDCSNKAWYMNLSFNHHIPLFFGILAYIMLLLIYLYNQRIFLSMLMAAGAAIGLVVMRQFLQMEEIKRAHHTAEKNRLIAEENEMKFKAIIENSIDAIVITNENNKIAQWNTGAERIYGYTAEEAINQDIEFIIPPQLVQFYKNELSQKISDESFKNQIHETLGLRKDGKEIPLEESVTQWQGKSGPVFAAIIRDVSERKTSEEALKKSLDEKNILLMEIHHRVKNHLQIISSLITLLSFTIDDDKTKNTLLEIQNRIQTIALIHELLYQSKNLSKVNMKHYIENIIKNLTLTYKNIGQKIDLSLDIEDVYLNMETATPCGLIINEIVTNSFKYAFPRGRAGKISITFKKLPDDYLLTLSDNGVGLAKEISFENKKTLGLRLINNLVKQVGGEIELDRSQGTKFKIIFKEADYGKRV